A genome region from Aurantiacibacter sp. MUD61 includes the following:
- a CDS encoding YdcH family protein, with product MTEDEMRKRLAALKVEHRDLDIAIGALLANGGPDQLQVARLKKRKLALRDQIAILEDYLTPDIIA from the coding sequence ATGACTGAAGACGAGATGCGCAAACGCCTCGCCGCGCTGAAAGTGGAGCACCGCGATCTGGATATCGCCATCGGTGCCTTGCTGGCCAATGGCGGGCCCGATCAATTGCAGGTCGCGCGGCTGAAGAAGCGCAAGCTCGCGCTGCGCGACCAGATCGCGATCCTCGAAGACTATCTGACCCCCGACATCATCGCCTGA
- a CDS encoding DUF465 domain-containing protein, with amino-acid sequence MNRPAPDAAKIQALKKQKLRIKEEIAFH; translated from the coding sequence ATGAACCGACCCGCTCCCGATGCAGCGAAAATTCAGGCGCTCAAGAAGCAGAAACTCCGCATCAAGGAAGAAATCGCCTTTCATTAA
- the ptsP gene encoding phosphoenolpyruvate--protein phosphotransferase: protein MSAAASARTILTNLHEIMASRTHAQAKLNQVVETIGESLDSEVCSIYLLRDGMLELFATRGLNQAAVHVTRLAVGEGLTGTIAQNIETLNLDEAATHPEFQYRPETGEEKFHSFAGVPIVRRERAIGVVNVQHIEPRKYEEVEIEALQTVAMVLAELINNAGLVDDVDLEAGTQKLTGQETAEGLKLVKGLALGEAVFHQPRVQIEQTVAEDTEAERQRVYLAFDKMREQIDNMANQAEFGVGGEHEQVLETYKMFAYDEGWSRRINEAIDSGLTAEAAIERVQQRTRMRMREISDPLLQDRMHDLEDLANRLIRIVSGQLGTAAQKGLSKDSILVAKNLGPAELLEYDKRRLKGVVLEEGSLTAHVVIVARAMGVPVVGRIRNLRGLVREGDTVLVDGDKGSVTLRPGQGVLSAFETRFARKREKQAAYAKLRDVEPFTRDGERIEVMMNAGLRDDMSMLAVTGADGIGLYRTEFQFLVSAALPQRERQARLYRDVLDAAKGKKVVFRTVDIGGDKSLPYIQNDNAKEDENPAMGWRALRLALEREGLMKVQARALLEGCAGRELNVMFPMVSEPWEFDAAKEVFESQLAYLKKRKHQLPSAINYGVMLEVPSLAEQLDLLLPKLKFISIGTNDLTQFLFAADRANPMLAERYDWLSPSILRFLARVVQTCVGQPVDLGVCGEMGGRRLEALALIGLGIRRLSITPAAVGQIKELVRKVDTKEIGDAMRGWLASPPPDMRAALTEWAEAREIEVD from the coding sequence ATGTCAGCTGCCGCCTCCGCACGAACGATCCTTACCAACCTCCATGAAATCATGGCGTCGCGCACGCATGCGCAGGCCAAGCTCAATCAGGTGGTGGAGACGATCGGCGAATCGCTCGATAGCGAGGTGTGCTCGATCTACCTGCTGCGCGACGGCATGCTGGAGCTGTTTGCGACGCGCGGGCTGAACCAGGCCGCGGTCCACGTCACCCGGCTGGCGGTGGGTGAAGGGCTGACGGGCACCATTGCCCAGAACATCGAAACGCTGAACCTCGATGAGGCCGCGACCCATCCCGAATTCCAATATCGCCCCGAAACGGGCGAGGAGAAATTCCACTCTTTCGCCGGCGTACCGATCGTACGGCGCGAGCGCGCCATCGGCGTTGTCAATGTGCAGCATATCGAACCGCGCAAATACGAAGAAGTAGAAATCGAGGCGCTGCAGACCGTCGCCATGGTGCTGGCAGAGCTCATCAACAATGCGGGCCTCGTCGACGATGTCGACCTTGAGGCAGGCACGCAAAAGCTCACCGGGCAGGAGACTGCCGAGGGGCTGAAACTGGTCAAAGGCCTCGCGCTGGGTGAAGCGGTTTTCCACCAGCCGCGCGTGCAGATCGAACAAACCGTTGCCGAAGATACCGAGGCAGAGCGCCAGCGCGTCTACCTCGCCTTCGACAAGATGCGCGAACAGATCGACAATATGGCGAACCAGGCTGAATTCGGCGTGGGCGGGGAGCATGAACAGGTTCTCGAGACCTACAAGATGTTCGCCTATGACGAAGGCTGGAGCCGCCGGATCAATGAAGCGATCGATTCAGGCCTCACCGCCGAAGCCGCGATCGAACGCGTGCAGCAACGCACGCGCATGCGCATGCGCGAGATTTCCGACCCGCTGCTGCAGGACCGGATGCATGATCTGGAAGACCTCGCCAATCGCCTGATCCGCATCGTGTCCGGCCAGCTTGGCACGGCAGCGCAAAAGGGCCTGTCCAAGGACAGTATCCTCGTTGCCAAAAACCTAGGCCCTGCAGAACTGCTGGAATACGACAAGCGCCGTTTGAAAGGCGTGGTGCTGGAGGAAGGCTCGCTCACCGCGCATGTGGTGATCGTGGCGCGCGCCATGGGCGTGCCCGTGGTCGGCCGAATCCGCAATCTGCGCGGGCTCGTGCGCGAAGGCGATACGGTGCTGGTCGATGGGGACAAGGGCTCGGTGACTCTGCGCCCGGGCCAGGGCGTGCTTTCCGCCTTTGAAACCCGCTTTGCCCGCAAGCGTGAAAAGCAGGCCGCCTACGCCAAGCTGCGTGATGTCGAGCCCTTCACCCGCGATGGCGAACGCATCGAGGTGATGATGAATGCGGGCCTGCGCGATGACATGAGCATGCTCGCCGTCACCGGAGCGGATGGCATCGGCCTTTATCGCACCGAATTCCAGTTCCTTGTGTCCGCAGCGCTTCCCCAGCGTGAGCGACAGGCGCGGCTTTACCGCGATGTGCTCGACGCGGCGAAAGGCAAGAAGGTCGTCTTCCGCACGGTCGATATCGGCGGCGATAAATCTCTGCCGTACATCCAGAACGATAATGCGAAGGAAGATGAGAACCCGGCCATGGGCTGGCGCGCCCTGCGCCTTGCGCTGGAACGCGAAGGCCTGATGAAAGTGCAGGCGCGCGCTCTGCTGGAAGGATGCGCGGGCAGGGAGCTCAACGTGATGTTCCCGATGGTGTCCGAGCCATGGGAATTCGACGCCGCGAAAGAGGTGTTCGAAAGCCAGCTCGCCTATCTGAAGAAGCGCAAGCATCAACTGCCCAGCGCGATCAATTACGGCGTCATGCTGGAAGTTCCCTCGCTGGCAGAGCAACTGGATCTGCTATTGCCCAAACTCAAATTCATCTCCATCGGCACCAATGATCTGACGCAGTTCCTGTTTGCTGCCGACCGCGCCAACCCGATGTTGGCGGAACGTTACGACTGGCTCAGCCCGTCGATCCTGCGCTTCCTCGCCCGCGTGGTGCAGACCTGCGTCGGCCAGCCGGTCGACCTGGGCGTGTGCGGTGAAATGGGCGGCAGGCGGCTGGAGGCACTGGCGCTAATCGGCCTTGGTATCCGGCGCCTATCGATCACCCCGGCTGCGGTCGGCCAGATCAAGGAGCTGGTGCGCAAGGTCGATACCAAGGAAATCGGCGATGCCATGCGCGGCTGGCTCGCATCCCCGCCGCCCGATATGCGCGCGGCCCTGACGGAATGGGCGGAAGCGCGGGAAATCGAGGTCGATTAG
- a CDS encoding helix-turn-helix domain-containing protein yields the protein MSDEENLENENAAAAAADGVGPQLRAAREAKGLSIEQVAAETRISSRHIENIEAGDFSELPGRTYAIGFAKTIAKTVGLDQGDVAAMVGAEMQDDAPRERNGSGNTFEPGDPSRAPGGKLVWFSLFAVVLLLVGIFFASRALFAPAAELPALTEEEEVEPEGANTTADAAPGAADADAPSAGDPVVFTAEGEVWVRFYDAQSRVLSEQTLSEGDSYTIPADADGPRIITGRPDLLAITIGGRSVPKLSTEIETLEDVEVSAGALLSRQATAPSDSETGSVN from the coding sequence ATGTCCGACGAAGAAAACTTGGAAAATGAAAACGCTGCTGCTGCGGCAGCTGATGGCGTGGGCCCGCAATTGCGCGCTGCACGCGAAGCAAAAGGCCTGTCGATCGAGCAGGTCGCCGCCGAAACGCGAATTTCCAGCCGCCATATCGAAAACATCGAAGCGGGCGATTTCAGCGAATTGCCTGGTCGCACCTATGCGATCGGATTTGCCAAGACGATCGCCAAGACCGTGGGCCTCGATCAGGGCGATGTTGCGGCGATGGTCGGTGCTGAAATGCAGGACGATGCTCCGCGCGAGCGCAATGGTTCTGGCAATACATTCGAGCCGGGCGATCCTTCGCGCGCGCCCGGCGGGAAGCTGGTTTGGTTCTCGCTTTTCGCAGTCGTCCTGCTGCTGGTCGGCATTTTCTTCGCTTCACGCGCGCTTTTCGCTCCGGCGGCAGAATTGCCTGCCCTGACCGAGGAAGAAGAGGTCGAGCCTGAAGGTGCGAATACCACAGCGGACGCAGCGCCCGGTGCTGCTGACGCCGATGCGCCTTCGGCAGGCGATCCGGTTGTTTTTACCGCTGAAGGCGAGGTGTGGGTGCGCTTCTATGACGCGCAAAGCCGCGTGCTGAGTGAACAGACGCTCAGCGAAGGAGACAGCTACACGATTCCCGCCGATGCTGACGGACCGCGCATCATAACCGGTCGCCCCGATCTGCTCGCCATCACCATTGGCGGGCGAAGCGTGCCCAAGCTCTCGACTGAGATCGAAACGCTGGAAGATGTCGAGGTATCGGCAGGCGCGCTGCTCTCGCGGCAGGCAACGGCACCATCGGATAGTGAAACAGGCTCGGTGAACTGA
- a CDS encoding tetratricopeptide repeat protein, whose translation MKWISAPKAATNAILGSLSVALIFVATPASAQVDSRLDRIERQLSALQRAVFPGGDDRFFEPEITPEANTQGQVTTQPQATTSALTDVLVRLDAIEQQLARLTAATEVNENALVALETRIAAIEGGTLAAAPATGTSSAPAAERPSGVIPVPEETAEVDLPEPPAQTAPSPERVAAVQAIAKPATGDQGDDEYTYGFRLWDAGFYPEAQQQLALFVAQYPDHWRTTYGRNLLGRAFLDAGDPRAAATHFFENYQSDSAAARAPDSLLYLAESMIALEDTRRACIALAEFGDTYPALAVGRLSGMYEGLSGRVDCD comes from the coding sequence ATGAAGTGGATTTCTGCACCCAAGGCAGCAACCAACGCCATTCTGGGCTCGCTCTCGGTTGCGCTGATCTTCGTGGCGACGCCTGCCTCTGCGCAGGTCGACAGCCGGCTCGACCGGATCGAGCGACAGCTGAGCGCCCTGCAACGCGCGGTGTTTCCTGGCGGCGACGACCGCTTCTTCGAGCCCGAAATCACGCCAGAGGCGAACACGCAGGGGCAAGTCACCACGCAGCCGCAGGCCACTACCAGTGCGCTGACCGATGTGCTGGTACGCCTCGATGCGATCGAGCAGCAGCTCGCGCGGCTGACCGCAGCGACCGAAGTCAATGAGAACGCGCTCGTCGCGCTCGAAACGCGCATCGCCGCGATAGAAGGCGGAACGCTGGCCGCCGCACCTGCGACCGGAACATCGAGCGCTCCGGCAGCCGAACGCCCCAGCGGTGTGATCCCCGTTCCGGAGGAAACCGCCGAAGTCGATCTCCCCGAACCTCCTGCGCAGACCGCGCCATCGCCCGAGCGCGTGGCGGCGGTGCAGGCTATCGCCAAGCCAGCGACCGGCGATCAGGGCGATGATGAATATACCTATGGCTTCCGCCTGTGGGATGCCGGCTTCTATCCCGAAGCGCAGCAGCAATTGGCGCTGTTCGTCGCGCAATATCCCGATCACTGGCGCACGACCTATGGCCGCAACCTGCTTGGCCGCGCTTTCCTCGACGCCGGCGATCCGCGCGCAGCGGCAACGCATTTCTTCGAGAACTATCAGTCGGATAGCGCCGCCGCCCGCGCGCCGGACAGCCTGCTCTATCTCGCCGAAAGCATGATCGCGCTGGAAGACACGCGTCGCGCCTGCATCGCGCTCGCGGAATTCGGCGACACCTATCCCGCGCTCGCCGTGGGACGCCTTTCCGGCATGTATGAAGGCTTGAGTGGTCGCGTCGACTGCGATTGA
- the tilS gene encoding tRNA lysidine(34) synthetase TilS, producing MVASTAIDPELVARFKAALDRLNPDGGKIGLAVSGGPDSMAMLLLAQEAIPGQFEVATVDHGLRSEATDECALVVAACKERGVPCEVLTVQVGEGNVQANARGKRYRALDDWAVDRSLSVYATAHHADDQAETLLMRLNRGSGVSGLAGVREWVHFFTMDVPVMRPLLTFRKAELAQIASVSGVPFCSDPSNEDESFDRVRIRHALRDADWLDPIALARSASRLAEAEETLEAVTNDAMAKLVTREGEIVRCTAPMDREIGFRLVGRIIKGFGKEARGQQIADLLDRLENCRGGNVAGVMATVEGRWGGSNRPTWIFSPEPPRRTG from the coding sequence GTGGTCGCGTCGACTGCGATTGATCCGGAGCTTGTGGCGCGGTTCAAAGCCGCGCTCGACCGGCTGAATCCCGATGGCGGGAAAATCGGCCTCGCGGTTAGCGGCGGACCAGACTCCATGGCGATGCTGCTGCTGGCTCAGGAAGCGATCCCCGGCCAGTTCGAAGTCGCAACAGTCGACCACGGTCTGCGCTCCGAAGCAACGGACGAATGCGCGCTGGTGGTGGCTGCCTGCAAAGAGCGCGGCGTGCCGTGCGAGGTGCTCACCGTGCAAGTAGGTGAGGGCAATGTGCAGGCCAATGCTAGGGGGAAACGGTATCGCGCTCTTGACGATTGGGCGGTGGATCGCTCGCTTTCCGTTTACGCCACGGCCCACCATGCCGACGATCAAGCCGAAACGCTTCTAATGCGCCTCAATCGCGGCAGCGGGGTCAGCGGCTTGGCTGGCGTGCGCGAGTGGGTGCATTTTTTCACGATGGATGTCCCCGTCATGCGGCCGCTGCTGACTTTCCGCAAGGCGGAGCTGGCTCAGATCGCGAGCGTTTCCGGCGTGCCTTTCTGCTCCGATCCCAGCAATGAGGATGAGTCCTTCGACAGGGTGCGTATCCGCCATGCCCTGCGCGATGCAGACTGGCTCGATCCCATTGCGCTCGCTCGCAGCGCAAGCCGCCTAGCAGAAGCGGAAGAGACGCTGGAAGCCGTGACGAACGATGCCATGGCGAAGCTCGTGACAAGGGAAGGCGAAATCGTCCGCTGCACCGCGCCGATGGATCGTGAAATCGGGTTCCGTCTGGTCGGCAGGATTATCAAGGGATTCGGGAAGGAAGCGCGCGGGCAGCAGATCGCAGACCTGCTGGACCGACTGGAAAATTGCCGCGGCGGCAATGTGGCGGGAGTCATGGCGACGGTCGAAGGTCGATGGGGAGGGTCGAACCGTCCCACCTGGATCTTTAGCCCCGAACCACCTCGGCGGACAGGCTAA